GTGAAAGATATACTTTTCCGGAGGGGATCGCGAATTCTGTTATATCAGTCAGCCATTTTTCATTAGGTGCATCAGCATGAAAATTGCGTTTGATTACATTGGGAACGGCAGGGCTGATTTCACCTTTATAGGAGTTGTATTTTTTAGTCTTTCTTTTGCTTTCGACAATAAGTCCACACTCGGACATGATTCTGCGAACGATTTTTTCAGAAATATGGATACCTTCTCTTGCCAGCCACCCATGAATACGGCGATAACCATATCGCCGAGAGTTCTCCGCAAACAATGCTTTGATATGGAGTCGTAATACTTCATACTTATCTGGGGCAGATGCCTGTTTATGTTGATAGTAATAACTGCTTTTGGATAAATTTAGTTTTCGCAGTAGAAGAGGCAGTGAATATTTATCTCTCAAGGCATCGACAATCACTGCCTTTTCCAGGTTTCTGAGTGTTGTCATATCGATGCCGGGGTCTTTTTTTAGTACTTCTAAAGTTTCCTTAAGAATATCTATTTCCATTTGCATGTCCTGCATCTGGGCTTTTAGCTGCTCAACTTCCTTGGATGAAGTGGGTTTACCCTCAGACAATTTACCGCGTGGATCATCACCGCTATTCATGAGTGCCGCAGCCCCCTTCAGAATATACGCCTTTCGCCAATTGTAGATACTTGCTCTGCTGTAACCGATCTCTTCTGAAACCCATTGTACGTTTTCGCCAAGTTCGAAGCAACGATGAATTGTTGCCAACTTAAGCTCCACTGGTGGATGCCTAGGGTGATCTGGTTTGTTATTCCATTGCCTCCTTGAAGCCTTTGTTCTAGATGGCAAATCTCTTTCTGTTATCCAGTTATATAATGCCTGCCTTGTTGGATACCCCAAGCGTTGGATAACTTTAGTCACGGATTTGCATTGGTCATACAGTGCTATCGCTCGTTTTTTCTGGCCTTCTGAATACATTTTTCTTGCCCCTTTCAGAATGCCACCCGAGTCCAACTTTTTGTCCGCACCCCCCAATCATGAATACTCGTAAGACACTAAGCAGTTCCCTGATTCATCAGCTAGGTGGATTTACAAAAGCACGATTCTCCTCCACCATTATTTTTACTGTTCCACCGCCTCGCAGCCTACATAAGCCCCCCTCTTGCGCGGGCTCAGAGGAGAATGAAACATAGAAAAGCCAGAGAATACGGATTAAACAAAAATTAAAAGAGAACCGGATGGCTCGACTGGTATGGCAAAAGAATAAAGCGAGGGCTCATTAGAAGTCTGCGATGGCGTCAACCATTGTATTTGAGACATTTATTGGAGCAAGACGGTCCGCAGGACGAAAAAGATGGCCAAGGCGGATTACAGTTTCGCCTGTTTGAGCAAAGCGAGTTAAGGAACTGCCGACTTAGCTAGCTTTTTCGAGGCGCGCGCAAATCTTGTCTCAAATACAAGGTGCCGCCCATTTCATATTTATAATTGCCCCTTTCACCTTTTCTTACAACCCTTCCAGCTCTTCCCTGCCGCGCAGCTGCACCGCTTCGGCGATATGCTGCACTTCAATGTTCTCGCTAGCGTCCATATCCGCTATGGTCCTGGCCACCTTCAGCAGGCGGTCATGGGATCGCGCGCTCATGCCCAATTTTTGAAAAACCTGGGCTAATAGGCGCTCTGCTTCTGTACTCAATCGACAGTGCTGTAAAATTTGACTGTGCGTCATCGCCGCATTCACCAACGTCTCTCCAGCTCCAAAACGTTCTTTTTGAAGCGCTCTGGCCCGTTCCACTCGCTGGCGTATGCATGCCGAGCTTTCCGTTTTCACACTGCTCTTCATCTCTCCATAAGAAAGAGGCGCCACCTCTACGCGCAGATCAATACGATCCAGTAAGGGACCCGAAAGCCGTTTTTGATACCGCCGGATTTCCCCGTCGCTGCACTTGCAGATATGCGGCCCTTGCGAACCGAACCAACCGCACGGACAAACGTGCAGTCAGCAACCTCGACAGATTCCCCTGTCCTTTTCACCACCACGCACGCCCACAAACCCCTTGATATAACTGACTCCTTGAGCGCTGGCGAACGCATCACCAAATTACGTGATTTTCGAGGTTGGTCCAAGGCCACGCTTTCCGCCAGGGCTGGCCTGTCTATCCCCATTATCAAGGATTGCGAATGTGGAAGAATATTGCCGACTGTAGCCACGGCGAAGAAACTGGCTGACGCTCTCCGGGCGCCGATCTGGTACGTCGGCGGCTATGACCATCTGCCGCAAAAAACTTTGGCCGAGAAAATAGAAAAGGCCCGCAGATATCGCGGGCATACTAAAGAAGAAATGGCTGCGGAATTGGGCGTGAATCAGAAGAGTATCTACAACTGGGCGGCGAAAGGAATCCACCCGCTGCCGGAGACTGAAAAAAAGCTTTCATTATATATAGCAGTTTTGAGGAGACAAAATCAACCCCAGGAAATATAACTCCTGGGGTTGATTTTGTATTATTTTGTAACCCATCCGGAAATTTTGTAGCTCAAGCATCCACACACAACGCCTATCGTCATAGTCCACACAGAATTAACATCCATTTTCAAAAACGTCTCCACGATGTTTCGGGAACCAAAACTCGCAAAATGGAATTCACACCAGAGGAAAAAGATAGGCAATACAAAAACCAACGCTCCTAAAATTCTATTTTCCATGCAAATCACCTCCTCCCTAGTATCTATCGCATCACGGAAAAGTTCATTTTTTAGCTCATTTTTGCTAAAAATGCAAGGACAAAAGCCCTCATCTGCCAGGACTAGTTCTTTCCCTTGCCATCCTCCTCGCGGCTGCCGCTGCCCTTAGTCTTGCTCCTCCCCCTCTTCTTTCGCGATTTAACTTTTGCTCAGCAACCTCTTTACACAACTCTTCAAATTTACATCTAGTGTTATTATGATATTTTTGGCCCTTGTATTTAAGCCAATAAGAATACGGTTGGTATTCGATAACTCCTTCAACTATAATCATTCTTGCTCCTCTGTTTTGGTATTTTCTCCTCCATAGAAACTTTAACCCTAATTCATTTGGAATTTTTTCGATTTGCTCATAATCAAACATGAATAATCACTCTCCGTTTATATTTATTTTTACTACATCTATATTTTACATTACATTTAAATTCCTGTCATAATATGTAAACACAATGAAAATAAAAAAAGCCATCCCAGGTCACTGACCCAGGATGGCTTTTTGTGCGGTTGCATATTTTACTATAAATCTGCAAGATGGTTAACACCGCAAAGCGCAACTATCTTGCGGTGTTAGCTTTGCTTTGTCAACCAGTTTAAAATCCTACCTCTACCCCGCCGGCTGTCCGGCCCCCTTGGCGCTGTAACCACACCCCCGTATTTTTATTGGGATGGTATGTCACGCCACCAGCATTGATATTTCCACCGCCGCTGGTGCCAATCCTAGCAGACCACTTTGGCACCTTCGCCTCCGGCAGATCCACTTTGAAACTAATATCGGAGGTCTGAGCCATAAGCACCTTGCCGTCCTGGAATTTCTGCGACTCGCCCTGCAGCAAGTCAAACTTATAGTCTTTGCCGTTGACTTTGACGCCTACTTTAGGCTGCGCAATATCCGCCTGTACGTCCGTGGCTTCCTTCGCCGTGACCGCATTGCCGTTTACGTCTTTATAGACGATGGTTTCCTTCGGAACGTACGCCACCTGCGTCTGCGTAACAACCTTTTCCTGTGTCGTGATGACCGGCTTTTCCACCGTCGCCGTATGCGTCACTTCCCGCGGAAAAATATCGCGGCCGACGAAGATACCGGCCACAAATACTACTGCCAGAATAATGCCTGCCGCAATCGGCAGCAGTTTTGCTTTTTGCTCCTCTGTCATACTATTACCTCCAATTCATCCCGGCAGCACGGCACCGTAACCGTGCCACCTAAATACACGCACCAAACTGGCTCCTTTACCTGCGGGAATACGATGGAATCCAATACCTGCCCAACCTTACCGCAATGCTCGCCGCGGGTAATCATGACCGTCTTGCCAATCACACTGCCACCCCCAAGTGTTCAGCGTACTCTAGCGCAATTTGTCTAGCCTGTTCCGGGGTAATCGTCGACGCATCGGCGCCGGAAGCGAAATCAGGAAAAGCCGCCCTGGCGATCTCCACCTGCGTTGCGCTGCAGTCTAGCGTATTACTGTTATCTAGCAGCCGATCGGCGAGACCGGCTGCAGTATCTCCGAGTAAGTCATGGACACCGCCGATGATGCAGTCATCTACACCATAAGGTTTGCCAACCAGTTCCAGGGCCTTCGCCACTACCGCTTGCCGCTGGTCCTCGGTGATGGGAAGACTAATCACCTGTAGCGCCGGTGCTCCATCAAACTCTCCCGCCGGTGCAAAACGGATTGCCGGACGCACGGCTTCGACGATGACCTGCCGCCCGTCCAGTTCAAAGCCAACTGCGGCATGGGAAAACGCGCTGTTGGTGGTCTTGCAAATCAGGGTCTCAAGCTCCGGGTGTCGGCCCGTTGTAACATAGATAAGGTCAAGCGTGCTCATGCTGATACCCCCAGTGCCGCTACATAGTCGTAAGTGGTATT
This genomic window from uncultured Anaeromusa sp. contains:
- a CDS encoding IS3 family transposase, with the translated sequence MYSEGQKKRAIALYDQCKSVTKVIQRLGYPTRQALYNWITERDLPSRTKASRRQWNNKPDHPRHPPVELKLATIHRCFELGENVQWVSEEIGYSRASIYNWRKAYILKGAAALMNSGDDPRGKLSEGKPTSSKEVEQLKAQMQDMQMEIDILKETLEVLKKDPGIDMTTLRNLEKAVIVDALRDKYSLPLLLRKLNLSKSSYYYQHKQASAPDKYEVLRLHIKALFAENSRRYGYRRIHGWLAREGIHISEKIVRRIMSECGLIVESKRKTKKYNSYKGEISPAVPNVIKRNFHADAPNEKWLTDITEFAIPSGKVYLSPIVDCFDGMLAAWKISTVPDANLVNGMLDDAVSILCKNEQPLVHTDRGCHYRWPGWISRMKNAGLQRSMSKKGCSPDNSACEGLFGRLKNEMFYNRNWSGVSIHQFIEALNNYLIWYNETRIKTSLGNRSPLEYRRSLGLVA
- a CDS encoding ATP-binding protein; the encoded protein is MHVCPCGWFGSQGPHICKCSDGEIRRYQKRLSGPLLDRIDLRVEVAPLSYGEMKSSVKTESSACIRQRVERARALQKERFGAGETLVNAAMTHSQILQHCRLSTEAERLLAQVFQKLGMSARSHDRLLKVARTIADMDASENIEVQHIAEAVQLRGREELEGL
- a CDS encoding helix-turn-helix transcriptional regulator; its protein translation is MIPPDFPVAALADMRPLRTEPTARTNVQSATSTDSPVLFTTTHAHKPLDITDSLSAGERITKLRDFRGWSKATLSARAGLSIPIIKDCECGRILPTVATAKKLADALRAPIWYVGGYDHLPQKTLAEKIEKARRYRGHTKEEMAAELGVNQKSIYNWAAKGIHPLPETEKKLSLYIAVLRRQNQPQEI